The Trichomycterus rosablanca isolate fTriRos1 chromosome 15, fTriRos1.hap1, whole genome shotgun sequence genome contains a region encoding:
- the aplf gene encoding aprataxin and PNK-like factor isoform X1 encodes MPGFELELVDGEGGRTIDLPYGDTVIGRGPYLSVSDKRVSRNHGILENNNGQLRLRSTHVNPCFIQASLEEAPHPLEKDKWHCLKDGSIFSLLPGKYIYKVHSSKTEGTPRNSQGFEDEMEIETQIEQNSKFSRSCEEMLACTQQAKNSLSLTATQTETYMPDPYSSSQVGGDLPSTSKADKPDPLTPQKKRVLPAWMMSVTPVTPNPSVTKATKRVPLQPARNTSSSKRTAGPKRAQGRLEVSLSVDDDDEEGEGVEEECSEVEQMPRKRARRLTSDTEDSQDQASEPKTSQERSVKDKKVDVQEIKKKKDEEREQNRTESTLKSRTGSSASAVESSDNSQEDKKSSENGQQPAMNTKTKVQHRTPCPYGASCYRKNPIHFQECSHPEDDDYEEEQNDNDKDDDQPECPYGTDCYRKNPLHKKEYKHTKPPAANKPPPDDNDEEDEDRYEDSFIYDNSEEEEVDEDSEYVPESEDSEKEDIKLLQKEAKAFQKRKK; translated from the exons ATGCCTGGTTTTGAGCTGGAGTTGGTGGATGGTGAAGGAGGTCGGACCATTGACCTGCCTTATGGAGACACGGTCATTGGGAGAGGACCATATTTAAGT GTGAGTGACAAACGTGTGTCCAGGAACCACGGGATTCTGGAGAACAATAATGGCCAGCTTCGTCTCAGATCT ACTCATGTGAATCCCTGTTTCATCCAAGCTTCTCTGGAGGAAGCCCCTCACCCCTTGGAAAAGGataaatggcattgcttaaaaGATGGATCCATCTTCTCCCTCCTGCCaggaaaatacatttataaagtaCATTCTTCAAAGACTGAAGGCACACCGAG GAACAGCCAGGGTTTTGAGGATGAGATGGAAATAGAGACGCAAATTGAGCAGAACTCTAAATTTTCTCGATCATGTGAAGAGATGCTAGCGTGCACTCAACAAGCCAAGAACAGTCTGTCTCTCACTGCAACACAAACAGAGACATACATGCCAGACCCTTACTCCAGCAGCCAG GTTGGTGGTGATCTTCCCAGTACAAGTAAAGCTGATAAGCCAGACCCTTTAACACCTCAGAAAAAAAGAGTTCTTCCTGCCTGGATGATGAGCGTCACTCCTGTGACCCCAAACCCTTCAGTGACAAAAG CAACTAAGCGAGTTCCATTGCAGCCTGCCCGAAACACATCTTCATCAAAACGCACAGCTGGACCCAAGCGAGCCCAGGGCAGACTAGAGGTCTCATTGTCTGTAGATGACGATGATGAAGAAGGTGAGGGGGTGGAGGAAGAGTGCAGTGAGGTAGAACAGATGCCAAGAAAGAGAGCAAGGAGACTGACAAGTGACACAGAGGACAGCCAG GACCAAGCTTCCGAGCCTAAGACAAGCCAAGAGAGGTCAGTCAAAGATAAAAAGGTTGATGtacaagaaataaagaaaaagaaggatgaagaaagagaacagaacagaacagagagCACTCTCAAGTCAAGAACTGGAAGCTCAGCTTCAGCAGTGGAAAGCTCGGACAACTCACAGGAGGATAAGAAATCTTCAGAGAACGGACAGCAGCCGGCAATGAACACAAAGACCAAAGTTCAGCACAGGACACCATGTCCATATGGTGCCTCTTGTTATAG AAAAAATCCGATCCATTTTCAGGAGTGTAGTCACCCAGAAGATGATGACTATGAGGAAGAACAGAATGACAATGACAAAGATGATGATCAGCCAGAGTGCCCCTATGGTACTGATTGCTACAG gaagAATCCTCTACACAAAAAAGAGTACAAACACACCAAACCTCCAG CAGCAAACAAGCCTCCACCAGACGACAACGATGAAGAAGATGAAGACCGTTATGAGGACAGCTTCATTTATGACAACAGTGAGGAAGAAGAGGTGGACGAAGACTCTGAGTATGTGCCGGAGTCGGAGGATAGTGAGAAGGAAGACATTAAACTGCTGCAGAAAGAAGCAAAAGCTTTTCAGAAGAGAAAGAAATAA
- the aplf gene encoding aprataxin and PNK-like factor isoform X2, producing MPGFELELVDGEGGRTIDLPYGDTVIGRGPYLSVSDKRVSRNHGILENNNGQLRLRSTHVNPCFIQASLEEAPHPLEKDKWHCLKDGSIFSLLPGKYIYKVHSSKTEGTPRNSQGFEDEMEIETQIEQNSKFSRSCEEMLACTQQAKNSLSLTATQTETYMPDPYSSSQVGGDLPSTSKADKPDPLTPQKKRVLPAWMMSVTPVTPNPSVTKATKRVPLQPARNTSSSKRTAGPKRAQGRLEVSLSVDDDDEEGEGVEEECSEVEQMPRKRARRLTSDTEDSQDQASEPKTSQERSVKDKKVDVQEIKKKKDEEREQNRTESTLKSRTGSSASAVESSDNSQEDKKSSENGQQPAMNTKTKVQHRTPCPYGASCYRKNPIHFQECSHPEDDDYEEEQNDNDKDDDQPECPYGTDCYRKNPLHKKEYKHTKPPANKPPPDDNDEEDEDRYEDSFIYDNSEEEEVDEDSEYVPESEDSEKEDIKLLQKEAKAFQKRKK from the exons ATGCCTGGTTTTGAGCTGGAGTTGGTGGATGGTGAAGGAGGTCGGACCATTGACCTGCCTTATGGAGACACGGTCATTGGGAGAGGACCATATTTAAGT GTGAGTGACAAACGTGTGTCCAGGAACCACGGGATTCTGGAGAACAATAATGGCCAGCTTCGTCTCAGATCT ACTCATGTGAATCCCTGTTTCATCCAAGCTTCTCTGGAGGAAGCCCCTCACCCCTTGGAAAAGGataaatggcattgcttaaaaGATGGATCCATCTTCTCCCTCCTGCCaggaaaatacatttataaagtaCATTCTTCAAAGACTGAAGGCACACCGAG GAACAGCCAGGGTTTTGAGGATGAGATGGAAATAGAGACGCAAATTGAGCAGAACTCTAAATTTTCTCGATCATGTGAAGAGATGCTAGCGTGCACTCAACAAGCCAAGAACAGTCTGTCTCTCACTGCAACACAAACAGAGACATACATGCCAGACCCTTACTCCAGCAGCCAG GTTGGTGGTGATCTTCCCAGTACAAGTAAAGCTGATAAGCCAGACCCTTTAACACCTCAGAAAAAAAGAGTTCTTCCTGCCTGGATGATGAGCGTCACTCCTGTGACCCCAAACCCTTCAGTGACAAAAG CAACTAAGCGAGTTCCATTGCAGCCTGCCCGAAACACATCTTCATCAAAACGCACAGCTGGACCCAAGCGAGCCCAGGGCAGACTAGAGGTCTCATTGTCTGTAGATGACGATGATGAAGAAGGTGAGGGGGTGGAGGAAGAGTGCAGTGAGGTAGAACAGATGCCAAGAAAGAGAGCAAGGAGACTGACAAGTGACACAGAGGACAGCCAG GACCAAGCTTCCGAGCCTAAGACAAGCCAAGAGAGGTCAGTCAAAGATAAAAAGGTTGATGtacaagaaataaagaaaaagaaggatgaagaaagagaacagaacagaacagagagCACTCTCAAGTCAAGAACTGGAAGCTCAGCTTCAGCAGTGGAAAGCTCGGACAACTCACAGGAGGATAAGAAATCTTCAGAGAACGGACAGCAGCCGGCAATGAACACAAAGACCAAAGTTCAGCACAGGACACCATGTCCATATGGTGCCTCTTGTTATAG AAAAAATCCGATCCATTTTCAGGAGTGTAGTCACCCAGAAGATGATGACTATGAGGAAGAACAGAATGACAATGACAAAGATGATGATCAGCCAGAGTGCCCCTATGGTACTGATTGCTACAG gaagAATCCTCTACACAAAAAAGAGTACAAACACACCAAACCTCCAG CAAACAAGCCTCCACCAGACGACAACGATGAAGAAGATGAAGACCGTTATGAGGACAGCTTCATTTATGACAACAGTGAGGAAGAAGAGGTGGACGAAGACTCTGAGTATGTGCCGGAGTCGGAGGATAGTGAGAAGGAAGACATTAAACTGCTGCAGAAAGAAGCAAAAGCTTTTCAGAAGAGAAAGAAATAA